One region of Trichosurus vulpecula isolate mTriVul1 chromosome 1, mTriVul1.pri, whole genome shotgun sequence genomic DNA includes:
- the LOC118834481 gene encoding dnaJ homolog subfamily C member 8-like has product MVALGESGALGSSGSTKEAFMTFYSKMKQIEKRDSVLTSKNQIERLTQPGSSYFNVNPFEVLQIDPEVTNEEIKEQFSQLSILVHPDKNQDDTERAQKAFEAVDKAYKLLLDQEQKKRALDVIQAGKEYVEHTIKERRKQLKKEGKPTSVEEDDPELFKQAVYKQTMKLFAELEIKRKEREAKEMHERKRQREEEIEAQEKAKREIERQKNFEES; this is encoded by the coding sequence ATGGTGGCTTTGGGGGAAAGTGGGGCCTTGGGCAGCAGTGGCAGCACCAAAGAGGCGTTTATGACCTTCTACAGCAAgatgaaacaaatagaaaaaagagattcTGTTTTAACGTCAAAAAATCAGATTGAAAGACTGACCCAGCCTGGATCATCTTATTTTAACGTGAACCCATTTGAGGTTCTCCAGATAGACCCCGAAgtgacaaatgaagaaatcaaggagCAGTTCAGCCAGTTATCCATATTGGTGCATCCTGACAAGAACCAAGATGACACAGAGAGAGCACAGAAGGCTTTTGAAGCTGTTGACAAAGCCTACAAGCTTCTCCTGGATCAAGAGCAGAAGAAGAGAGCCCTAGATGTCATTCAAGCAGGAAAAGAGTACGTGGAGCATACCATAAAAGAGCGAAGGAAACAGCTGAAGAAAGAGGGGAAGCCTACAAGTGTGGAAGAAGATGACCCCGAATTGTTCAAACAAGCAGTTTACAAACAGACAATGAAGCTTTTTGCTGAATTGGAGattaagaggaaagagagagaagcaaaagaaatgcACGAGAGGAAGCGacaaagagaagaagagattgaagcacaagaaaaagcaaagagagaaatAGAGCGGCAGAAAAACTTTGAGGAAAGTTGA